One Vicia villosa cultivar HV-30 ecotype Madison, WI linkage group LG5, Vvil1.0, whole genome shotgun sequence genomic window, GTGTTTGTTGTTGGTCGTGTTTTGTGGTGGCTAGTGCCATATCTGTACTATTGTTTTTTCTTGTATCAGATTTAATAATAAATGTTGTTGCTCTAAAATcaataatcattaaaaattatAGTACAGGTTGTCATACATATAACTAATGatcttgatttttttattcaaactGAACCAAGCACTAATTATTACAAAACCTTGGAAAATTTACTTTAAGTAAAAAATCGTCAAAAAAGAAATTTAGAATATTTACAAAACAGTAAACTATGGTAATCGTGAAGAAAAGTTTGCTGAATCGTGTTCTACATATGAATTGATTTGTTTATAATTTCTACATTTTTCCGCACATCAATCCGTATGCCGTAATCAAAGCCATTATAAGGCAATGATCTGTTCCAGATTCCAAATCCAACGTTAGAACATCATTACTCAAAACAACTCCTGAGGATGATAGTTTTTGTTTTGCCTCTGCTATCATTTCTCCATCTTTGTTTACTATCTGAAAACCAAACGCTTTGCCATTACTCATTCTTTCTATGCACAAATTTTGGGACCCAGCTTTAATCTGACATGCTATTTTACCTGTGAGACATCTATTAACTTGAAACCATGGTTGATCCTCATGACTTCTTGAATTGGAATTGCTGTAATATCTGTGTCCTTCCCAACATCCAAAAGCTAGTAATCTCTTTTTGATGATACAGAGGACATTGCCTTGTAGATTCATGAGATTAATTTCTCTTCCACCCTTTGTATCATAGTTATCAACTCTATAAACTATGTTACCCTTTGAATCATAGACAGTGCAACCATTAGAATGAAGAACAAGTGATTTCATCCACAAAGTATATCTCTCTCTTTTATTACTGACCCACTGATCATCATGAGACTGAGATGATGTTGTAGATTCTAGATTTGGGTAAATTTTGGCCATTCTTTGTTGTTTGATTGTAATATTCAATAGGTGCTTCTAATGAATTGGTATATGTTGAAGAGTAGTAAGCAGCTTATTTATATATCTATTTCTATTGTAGGCCCAACCAACTTGGCTGCTTCTTAGAGTTGAATATGATAGCACTCGTGGAAAAAGTGcttctaattactcaattaattaGTAACTGAATTAAAAAGATAGACGTGTCTCAAATTTAAACCCGCTGTAAGAGGCttcttatgtttttatttattaagtcGGGTGTTTTAAATTACGGTTGTAGTCGCGGATGTGGTTACGAATGTTGTGATTGTAGTTATTGTGATAAACATTGCAGCTATTACGATATGAATATCGATTAAAAGTTATTTGAAATACATAATTAAGAGAcggataaaagaaatatttttcatTACAATAAAAGAAGATTGGAAATTAAAGCTATGAAGTTTTAACTTGTAATTTTTAAATCACTTCAATTGGAGTCTGTTCGTGACAAAAACTACTACATAAACAATATTGTTGTTATGTGCATTTGagttaggggtgtgcaaaatatagTTAACTGAACCATATACTTAAATTGAATTGCATTGAACCAAAAAAACcttaaaccatttaaatggttaatgaactgaaccatATATTATAAACAACCCAGTTAACCAAATTTAAGTTTATAAACCAGTTAAAACTTCTTTgaattaagtattttattttttaatttttttttacaaattttcaaaaattaaaaaaacaactttATATATTATGAAGACTAAATATAACAAATTTTATACTATGTTTATTATATAGCAAATtgcaaattataataattaatttgtttgattgagaatataataaaaaaaaatttctttcctGTTAATTCCAATCTAACAACTAGCACATAAAAATCCCTTAAATAAAAAATCGAGGTTCGCAATGCTTTTTGAGATCTAGCGTCGTCATTTTCAGCAAAAAGATAtgtgaaattaaattttaattttcgtaaatttttttccatataaaACCAGTTTATAACTACAAACTAGTTTTAAACTAATTTATACATACAAACTAGTttataattgaattgaaattgttttaaTAATTAACTGAATTGTTATTAATGTGGTTATtaaaaactgaactgaaccatttaTATGGTTCGGTTCAATGCATTTCATGAACCACGAACATCCATAATTTGAGTGAATTAACTTAGATCAATTTTAAAGGTTGATCTCTAACATATGCTTTGTATATATAAGGGCTAGAGATATTGACACTGTGTTTAAATAGACAAAATATTCAAATATCTACCACTTATATCATATCTTGTTaataattttttctaaaaaaaaataactCCAAATGTATAAACCATAATACATGTTTCAATATTCTTTTATGTTGGTCAGACTAATATGCGTCATAtcattaatttgattttaaacaGTTACTACTCAATAATAACATCTTTGTTAGTAAAACAACAAACagaacaaagaaaaaaaagaacacAATCACAATACAAGAATATATAATATGGAAATTCTAAAACCAGAGCATCAGAATATATAACTTGGAACAAAAAACTTAATCTGTATATAGTTTTGAATTCCCCCTTCTATCACAAAACTAAGCCACGTGGACTTAGAAAAACTTTAATCCTATATATAGCATTGGAATCTCTTTTCCTTCACAAAATTAAACGATATGAGACTTCttcaatatatattttcaaccaaatctAACAATCTCCagcttgattaaaaataatacgtAAACTTTCATTATCTTCACTAAGAATTATACTCCACCATAGAGAATATGAAACGAAAATTTTCAACGAATCTCTTCGGTCTAAGCCTAAGAAGAATGGTACATTAGGAGTATGCAAAATGATTTTAGATTCTACTAGCTAGTTTATTGTCCTAGGATTccacaaaataatttaaaaacgaGCTCCACCTCATCACCTGAGATGCTCTAAGTGATGCcataaattaaatataactaGATAGATAGGATTGGAAAACAAACTCGTAGATGAAAAGATATGTTTAATTAAAAACTAGTAAAAAAAACATAGTCACAGGTATTGACATAGAGAATTGAAAACTAGTATGTAGAAGCAACTTTCCAATTAATAACACGTATTTGATTTTCATTAATATAAAATGGTGGCGATTGATGAGATTTTAATGCAGACAGGTGTTTGGCTTTGCTTAATTGTGTAGTCATATgtttaaataaatgaattatatTAATCATTGGTGGTATTGGTGCATGTCATGAAATTAGAATGATAACATTATTAATCTTGTTTATCGTATACACAACATAATTAACCATTATTCTTTTGAGATTGTGAGGTGTGGCATTGATGTGGTACAGATTTTTTATGTGGTAGGAGTGAACTTTTATTTTCCCTATGGATTCAACGACtaccaaaaaaaatctattaccTCATTTCAGAAAAGAGTTTTATTATAGTTGTTTGTTTATGATAGTGAAGGATGTAATATAAAGTGTGATATTTTTCACCTTGAGTTAGGCCAAGGTGGTAAGCTGAATAGCACGTCATTTTTCTTCACTACGGTTGATCATGTTAACTGATCCCGTTAACTGTAGTAAAAAGTGGATTGATCATGAGTTTGATTTTCagcaaaattattttgatattttagtGCGTGGAATTTTCCCATAGTTGTTACATTTAACCGAGGGGATACGTGTGTTAGGGATAATATTTTACCACGATTGAAATATTCAACTATGATAAATTCTATTGATTTTTACCACGGTATACCATATTTTTACTATAACGGAATAAGACACTTAAATATGCACTAAAATGTGGAACAAAACTACATTTTATACATGCACTAAAATGTTATACATTTTGTACCGGAATGTGAAGTAAAATTATACATTATTTACGTTAAAACACAAATTCTTAATTACTTATGAATGGATATACGGTGCTAGAAAATCAACTTTATTCGAATCTCTTAATTGTGTTTGTATTTATATGCTTCGACCGCCTTCGATTGATTAGCTAAAAATTGTATACTATATGAGTCCAAGAATACATAAAGATCtgatttatttgtttatatacaTAAACGATGCATACACCTTAACACAAAATTCGAATATTGAAGTGAGTCTTGACCTTAAAAgtatttatgtttaatttaaattgaCATTACCGTAAAACTATACTTACGTGCACCACAATTGTAGTATAGATATGCCCATACActtatttacaaacacaaaatccTTGATATTCTTAAGATCAATGTAGAAAATTTATATTTGTATCAAGCTCAATTTGAATAAACATGTCATCTATACATGATCAACTATACCATTCATTATAATGGTCTTCGTGGGGAACTAGCGTCTCGTTTTGGACCTGGGTGGTTGAATAGCTTTCTTTATAATGGTCTTCGTGGTTGAACTAGCGTCTCGTTTTGGAACCAcctaaaacaactttttcaagaaACTTTATTACATTTGGATTCAAATGGACAATTACACTCATCACTACCAATTTATGCATCATAAAAACAACAAGAACACACAAACATAATGTTATAAGACCACAAACTGATGAAACACACAAAACATAATTTTAAGCacacaaacaaaaaaataaaacttatacgTATTACATAAAGCCCATCCAATTCTTTCTTGCAGGATTTCTGCTCCTGTGCTAATTTTTCTTCTAAATTCTTATCATAGAGTCCGTCCATCTCTTTCTAGTCCTTTCGCCTTGAGTGTGGATCCTCTTCACCTTGAGTGCAGATCCTCTTCAACCAACTTACCCATTGGGGAACGGGTACTACATGCATAATTAAAAAGCAGACAAAGCGGCGCCTAACCGATTAAAAGTTGATCACCCTATAATCATATCATATGAAGAATGGGCATCGATAACCAGATACTTGACCTTTATTTCTTTAGTATGATCTTTTTCTCCAAAGGTGATGTATCACTTTACCTCTACATGTTCTCTTGAGAATTCAACCAGTGATCCTTTGAAGGGTTTTAGATCTTCTGGATCGAGGCCAAGTCTTTCAAACGCCTCACAGTACAATATGTCAATAGAGCTTCATTGGTAGAAAAGAACCCTTTTAATATCCCAGTTTTCATATTTGACAGTAATGACCATGAGATCGTCGTTATGAGGATGGATGCCAACTGCATTCTTATCTAAGAAGGACATTGTGGCTTTCAATGCTTGGATCTTGACCTCTTAAAAGTTTTTTACACTCAGAATCTGGCGAGCGTACCTTTTCCTGGCGAAGCTAGTTTCCCCACCTCCGACGAACCCTCCTACTATAGTATTGAGCGTGTGACGTGTAACTTTATTGTCCTTGCCCTGGAGAAATTCTTTGGCTTTTTGGGTCCTGGGGTTCCCTGCTTCGTCTCGCCTACGGGAGCTAGATTTGTCTGATGAGCGGGAGGTGTCTCCCTCTACATATTTCTTGAGATATCCCTCCTATATTAATCTCTAAATTTATTTCTTGAGTTGATAGGAGTCCGGAGTGTCATGTTCATTTACCTTGTGGAACTTGCACCATCTTTCGTGTTCATAACCCATCACATCCGCCTTAGAAGCAGATGATATAGGTATGTTGTGCAAGTGAAGTACCTCCCTCCATATTTTCTCCCGGCGAGTGTTCAAAAGTGTGTAGTTCTTTTTCGCCTTACCTACCCTTTTGAACGTTTATTTTGTCCCTTAAAACATTATTTATTATATACATTGTCTTAGTTTTTAAGAATTTCCTATATTGTTGTAACTGAAGTCCGAATGATTGTTATGCCTTCAAACAAAAGCTATATAGGAACAAATTCTTTATGGTACAAAAAATTTGGTAAGACTTCATAAGTTCATAATTTCCAATATCTATAGCGATTGGAATGAATCTGCAATGCAACTTACATGACACATCCCAACTCAATTTTCTACTTGTAAGAAAAATCCTACACCAAAAGAGTCTTTATATTGGAATGAATTTAACCTTTTGTGAGGGGACGATTATTTCATAGGATGCTATTTGCACTGCCATGTAAAGACTAGGTATGATATTTATATTTACCttaggatgtgtttgtttgatggaTTAAATTTATAATCTCGACAATGTTATTTTTAGGAATGTTAATGTAGGGAAAATAGTTTCCATTAATTTGTTTGATAAATTATTAAGGTTCTTAGgaagtttgaaattttttattttatttattgttttagaattttaaaaataaatacaaaaatgttaaaaataatatataagtgGGTAGTTAttggtgattattttttattcctATGGGAATGTAAGATTCTCACCCattaacatgaaaataaaattttcaaatttcatgaGTAAATTTTATTCCAAAGAAATAAAAAGTACCTGggaataattttttaaactttcaaacaAACACGAGAATAGGAGATTCTCAACTTCACATTCCTGGAAATCCTATTCGAATCCATCAAACAAACACCCCCTTAGTGTTAGCAACTAAGTCATATAGGTTTCTATCtacaaaaataaatacaaaaatttaGTAGTAATAGGTGAAAGAATTTAAAACTTAAacttaaaatggaaaaaaaaagatTGAATGGAAATAATTAAAAACCATAGTAAGAAGATATAATagatcaatgtaaaaataatttaagaacCTTATCAATACTAACTAGGATTTAGGATATAAAATCACAAACCTAATCCCAAAATAATAAAGCTCATAaagacaaaaaccctaattaaaaaaattgaaaattaggaGAAATAAAACATACCCATGTGTCCTTTTTGTAAGGCAGATTCAGGATAAAACCTTAGCGATCAAAGTGTGATCATTAATTCCTGCGTTTATATGATTCACTTTTGTGAAAACAAATTTTTTCTTTGTGGGCTTGATGATTTGGGGGAACAAATTTTACTTTTAACGCTCAATAAACTTTTACTTTGGTATTAATCAAGAGATTTTGACCTTTTGATTTAAGCAATGGATATTTTTCCAAAACAAATCTTGTTTTGATATACCAAAAAAAGAAAGGTCtcgtaaaataaatattttattaaaataattaaaaactaaCTTAGAATGGTTTTAACCGGATGTCAATAAAAAACGCTCTCTTTGTCTTCTATAAGAACGGTCTTGAgttgttgtataaagtttgcaaaaaaaaaatacactCTACTGTAATGAAATATAAAATTTGTTGCCAATTACTCTATATGGTATTATTAACTCCCAAAAATTAGACGTTTCCATAGGTTAAAATTTGTGTAGTGGAACCAGATAATCAATAGATTAGTGGTGGAAAAGTTGAAAACAAAAGTGTTCTGATAAACAAAGTTTTAACATTTAGTTGAAAAGGGTCATGCATTCCTTTCTAAGAGACAATATGATTGTTGGGCCTTCACTAAAGGATCTTTGTCGGGCAATATGATCATTAGACCTACACTAAAGAATCCTTGTTGCCCTAAGAGGCAATATAATCTTTGGAATTTTAATAAAGGATCTTTGCTACTCTGAGAGGCAATATGATTGTTGGAACTCCACTAAAAAAATCATTGCCTCCCTAAGAGGAAATATGATTGTTAGACCTTCCCTGAAGGGTCTTTGTCGCCTTATTAAGAAACTTACTATTGGAATACTTGCCAAGGCAGGCTCAACTCGCCCACAAGTAACGCTCGATGTACTCGCCCCAACAAGAGAATTATTCTTTCAAGCAACATGAAAGGCAAACACCACAAaatcaaaaaattcaaataacatgTGAAGAATTGCCATATCACTTTACTCTTCAATAAACCCTAAAGAACATGGTTGCAAAAAAACATACAAGTGGAAAAAAGACAAATGGTAAAAAAAAGGTACACATACCTAAAATATCAAATGTTGTGACGCTTAAGGGTCTTTCTATTTAGTGACACATTTGAGAAATTGTCCCCTTGTCTTAGGGATGCACTCTTAACAAAAAGATCAAGGTATCATAGATTTAAAGCATCTCACCTTTCCCCGGCCTCATTACCGAGTAAGGAATTAAGGCCGCCCTAAGAGGCCGTCCTATTTGAACCAAGAGAGGAGATTATAACTGCCCCTCAGAGCTAAGCCTCACTAGACATCTTATCAATATCAAGGAACAAGAGTAAAAAgaaaacaataaatatatatatcttAATGTGGGAGTATTTTCATTAAAGAATTCCCATAAGGTGATGTTATAAAACTCCTTTAACGGTGCAATGAAACAAAAATAAGAACCTAAGAGTTGTACAAGTTTGCCTTTACGAAGTCTTGCGTGAGGGACTCGACTATCTAAGTCTCGCTTGAGAGACTCGCCTTTACGAAGTCTCACATGAGGGACATAACTATCTAAGTCTCGCCCGAGGGACTCGACTATCTACATCTcactcgagggacttgactatctaAGTCTCACTTGAGGGGCTTGACTATTTATGTCTCGCTCAAGGAACTTCACTATCTAAGTCTCACTTGATTAACTCGACTATCTAAGTCTTGATTGAGGAACTCAACTATTTAAATCTTACCCGAGGGACACGACTATCTACATCTTGCCCGGGGGACTTAACTATCTATCTCTTACCTTAGGGACTCGACTATCTACGTCTCACTTGAGAGATTCGGATATCTAAGTCTCGCCTAAAAATAAATCacttcactatttccaagacctTGTGCTTAAGGGCCTGTGTACTTGATAATTTTGTCAGGTCATAAAAACAACCCATGGTAAAAAAAACTAAGTGCATCGATGTTGGAATCGACCGCCTATTTGGGCTTGGTGGCCTGAAATTGGGCTTAAACCCCTTATATAGTATACATTTTCCAGTTAACTTATAAAACCTGGACTATGAGGTGTTTAAGGCATATCAGTCAAAATGAGATTTTCTCCTTCACAATTTGTGGGAGAATGAGTCTCCCACCACTCTCATATTTCTAATCTAGGAATAAGGAAGACCACCTATTAACTTTCTAGCCTTTGGATCTTCTATAAATACTGCAATCCTTTAATTGAGGAGGGATCTcaactttctaaaaaaaaaaaaaaagtcatataCATAGCTCATCACTACTCTAAATTAGTTACCCCTAAAAAGACTAAATATTCAAATTATCACATGCAACCATACAAACATGTGGTTAAACTCAATGTacttttttaacaagtacaacttATAATTGTATCAAAAGAATAATAAAGAAAAATTGTACAACTATTATATAATGTGATAAATGTCCAAAAATATTGAAAGATACACCAATTTGTAATGGAGGAGTCGATATACATTTCCTTTTGGTATTTTTTTGTTTGTCGTCACTAATTTATAAATGTATTTATCAACAGTATGGTGAATCATCATTATGATAAATTTTGCTTTAATTTATCTTTCAACAAATTcatatttcttgatttttttaaaaagaaacctTAAACTACATGTGTTGGTAAGTAAAGTCAAACACATTTAAAAACGTAATAGAAGTTTCTACTCAATGGAGATTTTGGTACCGACCTTGTATTTCTGTCCACATATTTACCTTAAACCAATTGGACTCTAAGAGATAGTAATTAATAGCACTAATACGATTAGGTAGCATTCATCCATAGGTATGGACCaaactttattttaatattaaattattttctttacttttttttttatatattgttttaatcttttcaaaaatattagaaaatagatttcattttatataaaaaataaatataaattatttaaacatTTTCTTTTACAAATAGTTTAAagagtaaattaaaaaaaaatagaataaagaaaatcttaaaattgaataaaaaaagaaatattaatatTTCATTAATTGGCATTATAAACACTTTAGAGTTTAATGAATATGCACTAAAAtacttttacactgtcatccaattgaAAACCACAAATCTACCATGTCAttaaaaactttttaaaataaaagagggctttaattggatacatgattgtgattggttgacagtgtaaaactattttacactgtcagtgcatcacccattttctcaacactttataattttttattatatatcatATTGacacataaattaaaattaaaatacataactatttttatataataaaatagatttaaaattattcgaaaatttatcttttaattaatgcaaaagaaataaaaaagtaataaaatataataatttaattaaaaatattttatttttttgatgttGTAAAAGCattacaatttattttattttatttttccactaatatataataaaaatgaagtgAGTAATTTGTTTACTGTTATCTCCTTTCGTTTTTACatgtaatttattaaaaatattacgCACAACAAATACAATTAATAAGATTTCAAATAAGACTTCTATTCGATGAAGGGAGTAATTTGTTACTATTGTATCAGTTCGTTCTTACTtgtagttttttaaaaaaattagacaaAGAAAATACAAGTAATAAGATATATattaaattgtaatttttatccTATATTTTAATTGATTCAAGAAATTAACtcttctattttaaatttaaatagttataattttattttaatatttttgcagtATAAATCAATGAAGTGtcaatttattaaattatattttttatttataaaatttcacAAAAAGTTTTATATGATAATTTGTCAAGTTTGATAAATAAtagattattaaaaaattaacaaatcgTCAGTTTTAAATGAAAGGGCGATAAAAActgtttgattttaaaataagaaaattaatttataaaaaaaaattaaagctaAAATAAATTACCTTTCTCTCTCTTTTAGATTGTACTGGAGCGCAATGTCAATGCAGACAATCCCTCCTCTATATAAGGGATGCAGGTTCATACAGTTTTTTCTTACCATTCCTCCCCTGTAATTTCATACTTCTCTTTTATACAAAAATGGTGCTAGCTGGTAAGCTTATTTCTGAACTTGGGATCAAAGCATCCACTGACGAGTGCTTTAATTACTTGGCAAAACAACTTCACGAGGTGCAAGACCATTGTGAAAGAGTTCATCATACCAAGCTGCATCAAGGTGAAGATTGGCATCATTCGGATACCGTTAAACACTGGACTTATCTCATAGGTACTTCTCTTTCTCATAACTATTTTCAACATATTTTATTAAACTGGTCCTtatatttttcaataaatattatataaggttgttgtttttatttgtaATAATTTAACGTGCCATGAAAACAGATGGCAAGGTACACAACCATTACGAATCAGTTGAAGAAGTTGATGAGAAGAACAAAATGCTGCGTTACAATTTGTTCGGTGGAGATGTTGGTGAGAAGTATAAGGTGTTTAAGCTCACAGTTGAAGTAATTGATAAGAGTGATGGGAGTGGTGCTATTAGATGGACTATTGATTTTGAGAAGGTCAATGAGACTATTGACCCTCCTAATGGCTGGATGGACTTCGTTACCAGTTTTACTAGAGATATTGATGCTCATCTTGTCAAGCCATAATAGCTCCCTAAGCCCTAGATAAAAGAAAGTGACAATCAAATACATCATGGCTTAATGCATAGTATGATCTTGATGCTTTTTGATCTTTCATTTGTatggaataaaataataaatgtgTGGTTGAAGAATGTCTATCTAAATTATGTAATgcaaattaataaatcaataaaagagtatatcctttcaaaaaaagtatatattaaaaaataacattatatatattttttctttttctatttgggTCAAGCTTGTTGCAACTTGCAAAAgatgcatttgatttcaattaTTAGATTAGTCggttttcaaatgtttttttcCTCTCAAATTGATTTAACTCCTCTTACTAATAACAAGTGACCATTGTTTGTCGATGAGAGTCTTATCAATTTCTTTTGGTTTAATTTGGGAAACAAAAGTCATAAAGTTACATGCTTGATAAGGGAGTGTTAAGTTGTGACTGTCTTAGAAGTATCTCTAATGATGTTATGGAGTGGATGTTTCATTGTAGTTCTCCATTCTTTGAGAAGATCATGATGATCCACActtgatttattattttgattatccTCTATTAGACAttagtatttttctttatttgtttCTTAATCCTTTTCTTCATTTCTTATTTTGATTATCCTCTATTAGACAttagtatttttctttatttgtttCTTAATCCTTTTCTTCTATCGACTTGGAATTAGACTCATCAAAAGTAACACAAATTAGTTCTTCTATAGTCAGAGTTCTTTTACCAAAACATATAAAAGCTTTACTAGACATGGAATATCCTTGAAATAAGTTGTGGAACTTTGTTTTACAAGTAATATGACATCTACATTGAATAATGGCAACCACCATGATGACATCACTAATGACAACTATGATAATTGTCAAGCATGAACGATTAAGTGGTTAAAGATGCTAACCCAAATATTATGGCTTGATAAACTTGACTATCTAATGAGGGCTAATTAAATGGAAATAATCTAAAGCCTCATATTAAGATGTCTCAAGCAGTGTCAACATAAAAAGTGGCACATGGAAAAAGCTTGTAGACTATGAGTAATCTCCTAATTTAGTAAGTGAGTGAACATATGTAAAGAAAATGGGCTTTTCCGTAAAAAATACAAGgctaaaattatttttcaaaaagatttaccaaaagaaaataatttgaaaaacatTGGAAAGTTGTATCAGATAAATTGAGAGCAGTCAAATAAGCCATGGGCAAAATTTTGACTTTTCTAATCGATTAGAGCGTATACTCAAtcgattaaaaataaacaaacttAAGGCCCGAGCTAGTTTAAATGCTTCTTGATTCTATCCAACGAATAGATATCTTAACCTAACATTTTTAGAACTTACAAACGTATATTGG contains:
- the LOC131608044 gene encoding MLP-like protein 31, with protein sequence MVLAGKLISELGIKASTDECFNYLAKQLHEVQDHCERVHHTKLHQGEDWHHSDTVKHWTYLIDGKVHNHYESVEEVDEKNKMLRYNLFGGDVGEKYKVFKLTVEVIDKSDGSGAIRWTIDFEKVNETIDPPNGWMDFVTSFTRDIDAHLVKP
- the LOC131608042 gene encoding protein LURP-one-related 11-like — protein: MAKIYPNLESTTSSQSHDDQWVSNKRERYTLWMKSLVLHSNGCTVYDSKGNIVYRVDNYDTKGGREINLMNLQGNVLCIIKKRLLAFGCWEGHRYYSNSNSRSHEDQPWFQVNRCLTGKIACQIKAGSQNLCIERMSNGKAFGFQIVNKDGEMIAEAKQKLSSSGVVLSNDVLTLDLESGTDHCLIMALITAYGLMCGKM